One window of the Halanaerobiales bacterium genome contains the following:
- a CDS encoding MarR family winged helix-turn-helix transcriptional regulator has protein sequence MDLNNETKELDKIIRDINKCLVEYTKDSLKENGLTMPRFLVLWHITKYEPVNMSVLHEKMFMANSTLTVIVDKLVKEDLVKRYRNPEDRREVLLELTKKGNDLLLKMLNIRQSFLEDSLDYLELDKQKELIKLLEPVLNNLEKNIKKGDEDSG, from the coding sequence ATGGATTTAAATAATGAAACAAAAGAATTGGATAAAATCATCAGAGATATAAATAAATGTTTGGTAGAATATACAAAAGATAGTTTGAAAGAAAATGGATTAACTATGCCCAGATTTTTAGTTTTATGGCATATTACCAAATATGAACCTGTAAATATGAGTGTTCTCCATGAAAAAATGTTTATGGCTAATAGTACTTTAACAGTTATAGTAGATAAATTGGTAAAAGAAGATTTAGTAAAGAGATATCGTAATCCTGAGGATAGAAGAGAAGTTTTATTGGAATTAACTAAAAAAGGTAATGATTTATTACTGAAAATGCTTAATATTAGACAAAGTTTTTTAGAAGATTCTCTTGATTACTTAGAATTAGATAAGCAAAAAGAATTGATAAAATTACTTGAACCGGTTTTAAATAATTTAGAAAAAAATATAAAAAAAGGAGATGAAGATAGTGGGTAG
- a CDS encoding MATE family efflux transporter, translating into MGRSSNAEKIELKKSKIMKKARLENREEILNGPIAKTLFKLAWPVMIGNTMQVAYNLADTFWLGRVGADAVAALSVGFPLVFLMVSIGAGITVAGTTLVAQYMGMGNEEKVNKITAQIFVFVGSLSIILGLIGFLFNEPVLNLMGAPENIIGDASAYLEIISLGVPFMFAFFIFSALLRGYGDTKTPMKMMVFSTLLNIILDPFLIFGIAFFPELGVRGAAFATIFSRAIAGIIGIYILFTGKKGLKLKMKYLKPDFKEIKKILILGIPSAGEQSIVALGMTFLMSIVSQFGTVVVAAYGIGSKILSAVMLPSRGFATATTTMVGQNLGAENINRAEKTAWVSSGLILGIMTFLAFVFNLFPATVISIFNTNPEVIKIGTSFLKIVGFSFGFLGVRFIIGGSFRGAGNTFIAMIIAIIALWGLRLPLAQYLGINLGWGPNGIWWGMFLSNFVTAIIASLWFKKGGWKEKAI; encoded by the coding sequence GTGGGTAGGTCTTCAAATGCAGAAAAAATTGAATTAAAAAAATCTAAAATTATGAAAAAAGCGAGATTAGAAAATAGAGAAGAAATATTAAATGGTCCTATAGCTAAAACTCTTTTTAAACTTGCCTGGCCCGTTATGATCGGAAATACAATGCAGGTAGCCTACAATCTTGCTGACACATTCTGGTTAGGTAGAGTGGGAGCTGATGCTGTAGCTGCTTTATCTGTTGGTTTTCCTTTAGTATTTCTTATGGTTTCTATTGGGGCTGGTATAACTGTAGCTGGAACAACTCTTGTTGCTCAATATATGGGAATGGGTAATGAAGAAAAGGTTAACAAAATTACTGCTCAAATATTTGTCTTTGTTGGTTCTTTATCGATTATTCTTGGCTTAATCGGATTTTTATTTAATGAGCCAGTTTTAAATTTAATGGGAGCACCAGAAAATATAATAGGAGATGCTTCTGCTTATTTAGAAATAATATCACTAGGTGTTCCTTTTATGTTTGCATTTTTTATATTTTCTGCTTTACTTAGAGGTTATGGTGATACCAAAACTCCAATGAAAATGATGGTTTTTTCTACTTTATTAAATATTATATTAGATCCATTTTTGATTTTTGGTATAGCTTTTTTTCCAGAATTAGGAGTCAGAGGAGCTGCTTTTGCCACTATATTTTCCAGGGCAATTGCCGGTATAATTGGAATTTATATTTTATTTACAGGTAAAAAGGGTTTAAAATTGAAGATGAAATATTTAAAACCTGATTTCAAAGAAATTAAAAAAATACTTATTTTAGGAATACCTTCAGCTGGTGAACAATCAATTGTTGCTTTAGGTATGACCTTTTTGATGAGTATAGTCTCCCAGTTTGGTACTGTTGTAGTTGCAGCTTATGGTATTGGATCAAAAATACTATCAGCTGTAATGTTACCTTCCCGTGGATTTGCAACTGCAACTACCACAATGGTTGGACAAAATTTAGGAGCAGAAAATATTAATAGAGCTGAAAAAACTGCCTGGGTTAGTTCAGGACTAATTTTAGGAATTATGACCTTTTTAGCTTTTGTTTTTAATCTTTTTCCTGCTACAGTTATCTCAATTTTTAATACAAATCCTGAAGTTATAAAAATAGGAACTTCTTTTTTAAAAATTGTTGGATTTTCATTTGGTTTTTTAGGAGTAAGATTTATTATTGGTGGGTCTTTTCGAGGAGCAGGAAACACTTTTATTGCAATGATTATAGCAATAATTGCTCTCTGGGGACTGCGCTTACCTCTGGCTCAATATTTGGGTATTAACCTTGGCTGGGG